In Denticeps clupeoides chromosome 1, fDenClu1.1, whole genome shotgun sequence, a single window of DNA contains:
- the vcpkmt gene encoding protein N-lysine methyltransferase METTL21D, which yields MATALQQDVEDRYFVREIEKNDGRVLRLNQCSKGDVGCVVWDAAIVLAKYLETQFFNPQDGVCTWSSKNVLELGAGTGLVGIMAATLGAKVTLTDLEDLLPLLHLNIRANEALVTGSISAKVLEWGQNVADFLPCPDFILMADCIYYEESITPLMETLKTLSGPQTTVICCYEQRTEGVNPKVEKLFLEMLLRDFQCEEVPNERQDPEFNSPDIRILHLCRQM from the exons ATGGCGACGGCGTTGCAGCAAGACGTGGAGGATCGATATTTTGTTAGAGAAATTGAGAAAAACGACGGGCGTGTGTTGAGGCTGAACCAGTGCAGTAAAGGAGATGTAGGATGCGTCGTCTGGGATGCAGCGATTGTTTTAGCCAAATACCTGGAGACGCAGTTTTTTAACCCACAGGACGGCGTCTGTACGTGGTCCTCTAAGAATGTACTTGAGTTGGGAGCAGGCACTGGACTCGTGGGCATCATGGCCGCCACCTTGGG AGCCAAGGTCACATTGACAGATCTGGAGGACCTACTTCCTCTGCTGCACCTAAACATTAGAGCAAATGAGGCATTGGTCACCGGTTCCATTTCAGCCAAGGTATTGGAATG GGGTCAAAATGTGGCTGACTTCCTTCCATGTCCTGATTTTATATTGATGGCTGACTGCATCTATTATGAAGAG TCCATTACACCACTTATGGAGACCCTGAAAACCCTGTCTGGACCTCAGACTACTGTCATCTGTTGCTATGAGCAGCGTACTGAAGGAGTCAATCCCAAAGTTGAAAAACTGTTTTTGGAG ATGCTTCTGAGAGATTTCCAGTGCGAGGAAGTCCCTAATGAGCGGCAAGACCCAGAGTTCAACAGCCCAGACATCCGCATTCTTCATCTATGTCGCCAGATGTGA
- the msh4 gene encoding mutS protein homolog 4: MPSRVREALRSSTEEVTDGESTASTSQTPFSSEQGQSSHSSRVRSVDCSTSTSSARCSTPALSRPAAASITDGVRALNSISLGNRVAPSTFTRSSEWSTETPRLRKTPTTRPSRTPQTEQRTTSTCSSANSAHAASVIVAVVEGRGLARGEIGMASINMKCPELVLSQFADTGTYAKVITRLHILLPLEILMPDTASEMGKGTKLYNLILENFQAITFTAVQRKYFNERKGLEYIQQLCAPEFNTVLMEVQTKYYCLAACAALLKYIEFIQNSVYAPKSLKVTFQGSEQTAMIDSTSARHLELVVNNRDHKSEQCLLGVLNHTKTPGGERRLRSNILEPLLDVDTINIRLDCIQELLQDEELFFGLQSAITNFLDIDRLLSVLVQVPKQETIQVAEAKITHVIQLKYTLELVVPLRDMLQNCKTALLTAYCTSLADSRFDRILEQIKMVINDDATYMKGSLNMRTQKCYAVRPNINEFLDIARRAYTEIVDDIAGLVNHLAEKYGLPLRISFSTVRSFFIQMKLDGVTLPNGQLPPEFIKVTRYKNNYSFTTSDLIKMNDRCDEALREIFHMSYVVVCQLLSVVHNHIHCLYKLSDAVSMLDMLLSLAHACTVSEYVRPEFTDTLAIKQGHHAILEHIAGQQPVSNNCYISEGSNFVIITGPNMSGKSTYLKQVALCQIMAQIGSFVPAEYASFRIADQIFTRIGVDDDFETNSSTFMVEMKEVAYIVQNVSDRSLIIIDELGRGTSAEEGIGICHAVCEFLLNLKAFTLFATHYLELCHLETLYPNVENQHMQVQHICSAETGVENMVYTYLLSRGSSEERNYGIRAAEMTALHGSIIQDAKAISAKIRQKLWAKHYSDQETLHQRAVYHLATRLFQTARNSRLDPDSLRLYLAGLKRHYEAELESASETATIHVEE; this comes from the exons ATGCCGTCTAGAGTCAGGGAAGCGCTAAGAAGCAGCACTGAGGAAGTGACCGACGGAGAAAGCACAGCCTCCACGTCTCAGACACCATTTTCCTCggaacagggacagtcctctcACTCATCTCGCGTTCGGTCGGTAGACTGCAGCACTAGCACCAGCTCAGCTCGATGCTCGACCCCTGCGCTGAGCAGGCCAGCAGCAGCCAGCATCACTGACG GGGTTCGTGCTTTGAACAGCATCAGCCTTGGGAACAGGGTAGCACCATCTACATTCACCCGCTCCTCAGAATGGAGCACAGAGACTCCCCGGCTGAGAAAAACTCCCACCACTCGCCCCTCCCGAACACCGCAGACAGAGCAGCGTACCA CATCAACGTGTTCCTCTGCAAACTCTGCCCATGCTGCGTCTGTGATCGTTGCTGTCGTGGAGGGCCGGGGGCTTGCCAGAGGGGAGATTGGCATGGCTAGTATCAACATGAAATGTCCTGAGCTCGTGTTGTCTCAGTTTGCAGACACTGGCACATACGCAAAG GTTATAACCAGGCTGCACATTTTACTGCCCCTGGAGATCCTGATGCCAGACACAGCCAGTGAGATGGGAAAGGGTACCAAGCTCTACAACCTAATTTTGGAAAACTTTCAG GCTATCACTTTCACTGCCGTTCAGAGGAAGTACTTCAATGAGAGGAAAGGACTGGAGTACATTCAGCAGCTCTGTGCTCCTGAATTCAACACAGTTCTCATGGAGGTGCAAACAAA GTATTACTGCTTGGCTGCATGTGCTGCCCTTTTGAAGTATATTGAATTCATCCAGAACTCTGTTTATGCCCCCAAGTCCCTTAAAGTGACTTTTCAAGGGAGTGAGCAGACTGCAATGATCGACTCAACATCTGCCAGACACCTGGAGCTAGTGGTCAACAACAGAGATCACAA GAGTGAGCAATGCCTTTTGGGAGTGTTGAACCACACTAAAACCCCTGGAGGGGAACGTAGACTGAGGTCCAACATCCTGGAGCCACTTCTAGATGTGGACACCATTAACATACGGCTAGACTGTATACAG GAGCTACTACAGGACGAAGAGCTATTTTTTGGGTTGCAGTCGG CTATCACAAATTTTCTTGACATAGATCGACTGCTCTCTGTCCTGGTGCAAGTTCCAAAGCAGGAGACG ATCCAGGTGGCAGAGGCCAAgatcactcatgtaattcagcTGAAATACACACTGGAGTTAGTGGTGCCATTAAGG GACATGTTACAGAACTGCAAGACGGCCCTCCTCACAGCCTACTGCACATCCCTGGCAGACAGCAG GTTTGACAGGATTCTGGAGCAAATTAAGATGGTCATAAACGATGATGCCACATACATGAAGGGGAGTCTTAACATGCGTACTCAGAAATGTTACGCTGTGCGCCCCAACATCAATGAATTTCTGGACATTGCTCGGCGAGCATACACTGAAATCGTGGATGATATTGCAG GACTTGTTAATCATCTTGCTGAGAAGTACGGCCTGCCACTGCGCATCAGCTTCAGCACAGTGCGCAGCTTCTTCATTCAGATGAAACTGGATGGTGTGACTTTGCCTAATGGACAGCTGCCACCAGAGTTCATTAAG GTTACAAGATATAagaacaactacagcttcaccACATCAGACTTGATCAAGATGAATGATCGCTGTGATGAGGCACTGAGAGAGATCTTCCACATGTCCTATGT GGTGGTGTGTCAGCTGCTCAGTGTGGTGCACAATCACATCCATTGTCTCTACAAGCTGTCTGATGCTGTGTCGATGCTGGATATGCTTCTGTCTCTAGCACATGCTTGCACTGTCTCAGAATACG TACGCCCTGAATTCACTGACACACTTGCCATCAAGCAAGGCCATCATGCCATCTTGGAGCACATTGCTGGGCAGCAGCCTGTTTCTAACAACTGCTACATTTCTGAGGGCAGCAACTTTGTCATCATCACTGGCCCTAACATGAGTGGGAAATCTACATATTTGAAGCAGGTGGCCCTCTGTCAAATCATGGCACAAATCG GATCATTTGTGCCCGCCGAGTATGCCTCTTTCCGCATTGCTGATCAGATATTCACAAGGATTGGAGTTGATGATGATTTTGAGACCAACTCCTCCACATTCATGGTGGAAATGAAAGAG GTTGCTTATATAGTCCAAAATGTGAGTGACAGGTCACTAATTATTATTGATGAGTTGGGGCGGGGCACAAGTGCTGAGGAGGGCATTGGCATTTGCCATGCGGTCTGTGAGTTCCTTCTAAACTTGAAG GCTTTTACCCTTTTTGCCACACACTATTTGGAGTTGTGCCATTTGGAGACATTGTACCCAAACGTGGAGAACCAGCACATGCAGGTTCAGCATATCTGTTCAGCAGAGACAGGTGTGGAGAACATGGTGTATACATACCTGCTTAGTCGTGGCAGCTCAGAGGAGAGAAATTATG GAATTAGAGCAGCAGAGATGACTGCGTTACACGGGTCCATAATTCAGGATGCAAAGGCCATTTCTGCTAAAATAAGACAGAAGTTATGG GCCAAGCATTACAGTGATCAGGAAACTCTTCACCAGAGAGCAGTTTACCATCTGGCCACACGACTGTTTCAAACAGCTCGTAACTCTCGTCTGGACCCAGACAGTCTGCGCCTCTACCTGGCAGGGTTGAAGAGGCACTATGAAGCAGAGCTAGAGTCAGCCAGTGAAACAGCTACCATTCATGTAGAAGAGTGA